In bacterium, the following proteins share a genomic window:
- a CDS encoding glycosyltransferase family 2 protein encodes MKSDKSPLISVVIVNWNGGEYLPRCLESIYEQGIDLEVILVDNASTDGSEKKAKELFPQIKLIQMGENKGYSAGCNAGVKEAKGEFILLLNPDVILLPKCLPRLIDFAQANPQAGAVAPKLLNPEGSLQPSIRGFPYPLSLLLLPLSYIFPGNKRISSYRMTYFSYEETAEVDQPMSSCLLVRKEAYEELRGMDESFPLYFNDVDFLYRMKKKGWKVFFLPEAKAVHFLGGSTSLLPNLKRLFLSHKGLIDFYRKHFPLYLPLAYLYLLALPIRAILPRRKGSHFLVFQKIKGKGEIPLSVVIVNWNAGEYLPRCLASIFEQGVDLEVILVDNASTDKSERMAKKMFPQIRLIQMGENRGYSAGCNAGIKEAKGEFILILNPDTVVLPGALARLLEFARENPRVGIIGPQMIGFDGKVQMSCRRFPSYETGLFRGTFLERLMPKSRTLSRYLLSSWDHSTPREVDWVSGAAMLLRREFLQEAGLFDETFYMYCEDIDMGMRAREFGWKVLYCPYARIMHRIGGSSDKKVIPMLVKFHLSHYLFFRKHWGWRTSFLGEAFLIFGLIARTFLLILKNRYDVFINLLRGTR; translated from the coding sequence ATGAAGAGCGATAAATCCCCTCTAATCTCTGTCGTTATCGTCAACTGGAACGGCGGTGAATATCTCCCTCGCTGTTTGGAGTCCATTTATGAGCAGGGAATTGATTTGGAGGTCATATTGGTTGATAACGCCTCAACTGATGGGAGCGAGAAAAAAGCAAAGGAGCTTTTTCCACAAATCAAGCTAATCCAAATGGGAGAAAATAAGGGGTACTCAGCGGGATGCAACGCCGGGGTAAAAGAAGCCAAAGGGGAATTTATCCTCCTCTTAAATCCCGATGTCATCCTCCTTCCCAAATGCCTTCCCCGCCTGATTGATTTCGCCCAAGCGAACCCGCAAGCTGGCGCTGTTGCTCCGAAGCTCCTCAATCCCGAGGGAAGTCTTCAACCCTCAATCCGAGGTTTCCCCTATCCTCTTTCCCTCCTTCTCCTCCCTCTCTCCTACATTTTCCCGGGAAATAAGCGCATTTCCTCATATAGAATGACCTATTTCAGCTATGAGGAAACCGCTGAAGTTGACCAGCCCATGAGCTCTTGCCTCCTCGTAAGGAAGGAGGCTTATGAGGAACTCAGAGGGATGGACGAGAGCTTCCCTCTCTACTTCAACGATGTTGATTTCCTCTACAGGATGAAGAAAAAGGGCTGGAAGGTCTTCTTCCTTCCTGAAGCCAAAGCAGTCCACTTCCTGGGAGGAAGCACCTCCCTTCTTCCCAACTTAAAAAGGCTCTTCCTCTCCCATAAAGGATTGATAGATTTCTATCGCAAGCATTTCCCCCTTTATCTCCCTCTTGCCTATCTCTATCTCCTCGCTCTTCCGATTAGAGCTATCTTGCCGAGGAGGAAAGGAAGCCATTTCCTCGTTTTTCAGAAGATAAAAGGGAAAGGGGAAATTCCCCTCTCGGTTGTAATAGTTAATTGGAATGCAGGGGAATATCTTCCTCGCTGTTTGGCTTCCATCTTTGAGCAGGGAGTTGATTTGGAGGTCATATTGGTTGATAACGCCTCAACTGATAAGAGCGAAAGGATGGCGAAGAAGATGTTCCCTCAAATCAGGCTAATCCAAATGGGGGAAAACAGAGGGTATTCAGCGGGATGCAATGCGGGGATAAAGGAGGCTAAAGGGGAGTTCATCCTGATTTTAAATCCCGATACGGTTGTCTTGCCGGGAGCTCTTGCAAGGCTTCTTGAATTCGCCAGGGAGAATCCACGAGTAGGGATAATCGGACCGCAGATGATAGGCTTTGACGGAAAGGTTCAGATGTCTTGCAGGCGTTTCCCCTCCTACGAGACGGGCTTATTCAGGGGAACTTTCCTTGAGAGGCTTATGCCGAAAAGCAGGACGCTTTCCCGCTATCTTTTGAGCAGCTGGGACCATTCAACACCAAGGGAAGTTGACTGGGTTTCTGGAGCGGCGATGCTTTTGCGGAGGGAATTCCTCCAGGAGGCGGGATTATTTGATGAAACATTTTATATGTATTGCGAGGATATAGATATGGGCATGAGGGCGAGGGAATTCGGCTGGAAGGTGTTGTATTGCCCATATGCAAGGATAATGCACAGGATAGGTGGGAGTAGCGATAAAAAAGTAATCCCCATGTTGGTCAAATTCCATTTAAGCCATTATCTTTTCTTCCGCAAGCACTGGGGTTGGCGCACGAGCTTCTTAGGTGAAGCCTTCCTTATTTTCGGGCTCATTGCAAGGACATTCCTCTTAATCCTCAAGAATAGATACGATGTTTTTATAAATTTGCTCAGAGGAACACGTTAG
- a CDS encoding Rrf2 family transcriptional regulator, which translates to MPLRLNTMVRYAVRIMLSLASRWQGSYISANVIAKEQEISVDYAEQILRKLRLGKLVESNRGPEGGFKLTKPPSEISLMDIVIAMQGRVHLIRCLEPNGEKHCHRAPNCSARIMWQKLGEKVADFLSNNTLEDVLKEARELLPKDTPPHSYPYVI; encoded by the coding sequence ATGCCGCTTAGATTGAACACTATGGTGAGATATGCAGTTCGTATTATGCTCAGCCTTGCCTCAAGGTGGCAGGGAAGCTATATCTCGGCGAATGTCATCGCGAAGGAGCAGGAGATATCCGTGGATTATGCCGAGCAAATCCTGAGGAAATTGAGGTTGGGCAAACTTGTAGAGAGCAACAGGGGTCCTGAGGGAGGCTTCAAGTTGACAAAACCTCCCTCCGAAATAAGCTTGATGGATATAGTAATTGCTATGCAGGGGAGGGTTCATTTGATTAGATGTCTTGAGCCAAACGGGGAGAAACACTGTCATCGTGCCCCAAATTGTTCAGCAAGGATAATGTGGCAGAAATTAGGAGAAAAGGTGGCGGATTTCCTCTCTAACAACACACTTGAGGATGTGTTGAAGGAAGCGAGAGAACTCTTACCAAAGGATACCCCTCCTCACTCCTACCCCTATGTCATATGA
- a CDS encoding TIGR00269 family protein, whose amino-acid sequence MNGIKKVIESVKEAIERFSLLEKGEKLFIAISGGKDSLSLLDILWRLGYEVQGFFIDLGIKGYSKPSKEACERFCEERGIPLSIIDLRDELGITIEEARKRTGREPCSVCGMVRRYLMNTIPLRHGVETIATGHNLDDEVNVIFWNIIRWDLDSLARQSPVLPRSHHRFTKKIKPLCLTYEKDVANYAQAVGIKPVEERCPLSRGATLLKLKEFLNEIEEKNPGIKRRFYEGFLARRERWESRANVELRECALCSQPTTGEICSFCRLKERVKEGKRG is encoded by the coding sequence TTGAATGGAATAAAGAAAGTAATAGAAAGCGTAAAGGAAGCAATTGAGAGGTTTTCCCTCCTTGAAAAGGGAGAGAAGTTATTTATCGCGATTTCGGGAGGGAAGGATAGTTTATCTCTTCTTGATATCCTCTGGAGATTGGGCTACGAGGTTCAGGGTTTTTTCATAGATTTAGGTATAAAAGGGTATAGCAAGCCAAGCAAGGAAGCTTGCGAGAGATTCTGTGAGGAGCGGGGAATCCCTTTGAGTATCATTGATTTAAGAGATGAACTCGGTATAACGATTGAGGAAGCAAGGAAAAGGACGGGAAGGGAGCCCTGCTCGGTCTGTGGGATGGTTAGGAGGTATTTGATGAACACCATCCCCCTTCGACATGGCGTGGAAACAATTGCAACGGGTCACAATCTTGACGACGAGGTCAATGTAATATTTTGGAACATAATTCGCTGGGATTTAGATTCCCTCGCTCGCCAATCTCCCGTCCTTCCTCGCTCCCACCATCGTTTCACGAAGAAGATAAAGCCCCTTTGCTTAACTTATGAAAAGGATGTGGCGAATTACGCCCAAGCTGTGGGGATAAAACCAGTGGAGGAACGATGTCCCCTTTCAAGAGGGGCTACACTTTTGAAGTTAAAGGAATTTTTGAACGAAATAGAGGAGAAAAACCCTGGGATAAAGAGGAGGTTTTATGAGGGGTTTTTGGCAAGGAGGGAGAGGTGGGAAAGCAGGGCAAATGTGGAGTTGAGGGAATGCGCCCTCTGCAGTCAGCCAACGACTGGTGAAATCTGCTCTTTCTGTCGTTTAAAAGAGAGGGTTAAAGAGGGAAAAAGGGGTTAA
- a CDS encoding N-6 DNA methylase gives MDFLKKYINDIFQVASRGDAREESYYSSLEELLREYANISGRKNIQITTLPKKTEAGNPDFRIWDGVQNIVGYIEAKNPQTENLDLVEATEQLQRYLSTFPNLILTNFLEFRLYRNGKLIDKVSIARPFLMLHLDVVPPIENREEFMSLLEKFFSFSLPEVRDSRALALELAKRTRFLKDIVLHQLKEEIKEERGDLYGFFSAFRDYLLKGISPEEFADLYSQTVTYSLFAARTRATNSLNRKLAYDFIPPTIGILRDLFRFISLGDLPPQMEWIIDDIANVLAVTDVDKILHQYFHEGKGDDPIVHFYQTFLAQYDPETRERRGVYYTPEPVVSYIVRSIEKILAQEFRMIDGFASGQVTVLDPAAGTLSFLTFAAKRAFERVYGLGELPLIKLIRDHILKDFHLFQNGISN, from the coding sequence ATGGATTTTCTCAAAAAGTATATAAATGACATTTTCCAAGTGGCTTCAAGAGGCGATGCAAGAGAGGAAAGCTATTATTCCTCCCTTGAGGAGCTTCTTCGGGAATATGCCAACATATCGGGCAGAAAGAACATCCAAATCACTACTCTCCCTAAGAAAACCGAGGCCGGAAATCCCGATTTCCGCATCTGGGATGGCGTCCAGAATATCGTCGGCTATATTGAGGCTAAAAACCCTCAAACGGAAAATCTTGACCTCGTAGAAGCAACCGAGCAATTGCAACGCTACCTCAGCACCTTCCCAAACCTTATATTGACGAATTTCCTTGAATTCCGCCTCTATAGAAACGGAAAACTAATTGATAAAGTCTCAATTGCACGACCATTCCTTATGCTCCACCTTGATGTCGTTCCTCCCATTGAGAATAGAGAGGAATTCATGTCCCTACTTGAGAAGTTCTTCTCTTTCTCCCTACCAGAGGTAAGGGATTCCCGTGCCTTGGCTCTGGAGCTCGCTAAGAGAACCCGTTTCCTCAAGGACATCGTCCTTCACCAACTAAAAGAGGAGATCAAGGAGGAGAGAGGAGACCTATATGGCTTCTTCTCTGCCTTCAGGGATTATCTCTTGAAGGGAATCTCGCCCGAGGAATTTGCCGACCTCTACTCCCAAACCGTAACCTACAGTCTCTTCGCTGCCCGCACAAGGGCAACCAATAGTTTGAATAGAAAGCTCGCCTACGATTTCATTCCCCCGACCATCGGCATTTTAAGGGATTTGTTCCGCTTCATCTCCCTCGGCGATTTGCCTCCCCAAATGGAATGGATAATAGATGATATTGCAAATGTCTTGGCTGTAACCGATGTTGACAAAATCCTCCACCAATATTTCCACGAAGGGAAGGGAGATGACCCTATCGTTCATTTCTACCAGACTTTCCTTGCCCAATATGACCCTGAAACGAGGGAGAGAAGGGGAGTTTATTATACCCCCGAGCCAGTTGTCTCTTATATCGTTCGCTCCATAGAGAAAATCCTCGCTCAGGAATTCCGTATGATTGATGGATTCGCAAGCGGGCAGGTAACTGTTCTGGACCCCGCAGCCGGCACACTCTCCTTTTTGACCTTCGCCGCCAAACGAGCTTTTGAGAGGGTTTACGGATTAGGTGAGCTACCTTTAATAAAACTAATAAGGGACCATATCTTGAAGGACTTCCACCTATTTCAGAATGGTATCAGCAATTGA
- a CDS encoding homocysteine biosynthesis protein has protein sequence MRERTIEEINEKIRKGKVVVLTAEEVIELAKEEGYAKAAEKVDVVTTGTFGPMCSSGVLINLGHTAPRIKITRAWLNDVPAYGGLAAVDIYLGATAIPENDPANTEYPGEFKYGGGHVIEDLLRGKDVLLYAESYGTDCYPRKELETYINLKTVNEAILLNPRNAYQNYNVAVNLSNRTIYTYMGVLKPNLGNANYCSAGQLSPLLKDPLYETIGIGTRIFLGGGIGYVAWWGTQHSPAVPRNELGIPKVSAGTLALIGDLKQMSPEWIRGASIRGYGVSLAVGVGIPIPILNEEIFRRAAASDEEITAPVVDYSNAYPNRKSEILAEVTYAQLKSGEIEVLGKKVPTASLSSYYKARQIATILKNWIKEGKFFLTQPVERLPGPESGMKMKPCEIRKPLIEEI, from the coding sequence TTGAGAGAACGAACGATTGAGGAGATAAACGAGAAGATAAGGAAGGGAAAAGTTGTCGTCCTCACAGCTGAGGAGGTAATAGAGTTAGCTAAGGAAGAGGGATATGCGAAAGCAGCGGAAAAAGTTGATGTCGTAACGACGGGGACATTTGGTCCTATGTGCTCCTCAGGTGTCCTGATAAATCTCGGGCATACCGCTCCTCGCATCAAGATAACGAGAGCTTGGCTTAACGATGTTCCCGCCTATGGTGGACTCGCTGCCGTGGATATCTATTTGGGAGCTACCGCGATCCCCGAGAACGACCCAGCTAATACCGAATACCCCGGAGAATTCAAATATGGGGGAGGGCATGTTATTGAGGACTTGCTGAGGGGAAAAGATGTTCTTCTTTATGCCGAGAGTTACGGAACAGATTGTTATCCAAGGAAAGAACTGGAAACTTATATAAACTTGAAAACGGTAAATGAAGCTATCTTGTTGAATCCTCGCAACGCTTACCAAAACTACAATGTCGCGGTTAACCTATCAAACAGGACTATTTATACCTATATGGGCGTTTTGAAGCCAAATTTGGGGAACGCCAACTACTGCTCTGCTGGACAGTTGAGTCCCCTCCTCAAAGACCCCCTATATGAAACGATTGGTATCGGCACACGCATCTTCTTGGGAGGAGGGATTGGCTATGTAGCCTGGTGGGGAACCCAACATAGCCCCGCAGTTCCGAGAAATGAGCTCGGGATACCGAAAGTTTCCGCCGGAACTCTTGCCCTTATAGGCGATTTAAAGCAAATGAGCCCAGAATGGATTAGGGGCGCAAGCATAAGGGGCTATGGGGTTAGTCTTGCTGTGGGAGTGGGAATACCGATTCCTATTTTGAACGAGGAGATTTTCCGCAGAGCAGCTGCGAGCGACGAGGAGATAACCGCTCCCGTTGTGGATTACAGCAATGCCTATCCTAATAGAAAAAGTGAAATCCTCGCTGAGGTTACCTATGCCCAGCTGAAGAGCGGGGAGATTGAGGTATTGGGAAAGAAAGTCCCCACAGCATCGCTCTCAAGCTATTACAAGGCGAGGCAGATAGCCACGATTCTGAAAAATTGGATTAAAGAGGGAAAATTCTTCCTCACTCAGCCAGTTGAGAGACTACCGGGTCCGGAAAGCGGTATGAAGATGAAGCCCTGTGAGATTAGAAAACCTCTTATAGAGGAGATATGA
- a CDS encoding DedA family protein, whose protein sequence is MLSHFLSQVARFITDTIDAMGYGGIFLLMGISSSGIPLPSEVILPFSGALAGKGRFSLLGIALFGAFGSLGGTFVLYLIGKNFGRAFFIRYGKYLFVSHREISLAESFFRKYGWLAVFLGQLLPLIRTYIAFPAGMGKLNLAVVAGTSFSGSFIWSFSLASIGFKLGENWQRIEPFFREFDYLVLATILLLLLFAIWLRLKGKKNEER, encoded by the coding sequence ATGCTTTCTCATTTCCTCTCCCAAGTCGCACGCTTCATTACTGACACAATTGACGCAATGGGCTATGGCGGAATATTCCTATTGATGGGCATTAGCTCCTCGGGAATCCCCCTTCCATCCGAAGTCATCCTCCCCTTTTCTGGAGCTCTTGCGGGGAAGGGACGCTTCAGCCTTTTGGGAATCGCTCTTTTCGGGGCATTCGGTTCCCTCGGCGGAACATTTGTGCTTTACTTAATCGGCAAGAATTTCGGCAGAGCTTTCTTCATCCGCTACGGCAAGTATCTCTTCGTCTCTCACAGGGAAATATCACTCGCGGAGAGCTTTTTTCGGAAATACGGCTGGCTCGCCGTTTTCCTGGGACAACTTCTTCCTTTGATTCGTACCTACATCGCTTTCCCAGCGGGGATGGGAAAGCTAAATTTAGCCGTTGTCGCAGGCACCAGCTTCAGCGGTTCCTTCATCTGGTCCTTTTCCCTCGCCTCCATTGGCTTTAAATTGGGTGAAAATTGGCAGAGGATAGAACCTTTTTTCCGGGAATTTGATTATCTCGTCCTCGCGACCATCCTTTTGCTGCTTCTTTTCGCCATCTGGCTTCGCCTTAAGGGGAAAAAGAATGAAGAGCGATAA
- a CDS encoding 50S ribosomal protein L28 → MPRRCYVCGKGPIFGSSISHSHRVIKRKFLPNLQKMRILTDEGVKRVYICSKCLKAGKVQKAV, encoded by the coding sequence ATGCCCAGACGCTGTTATGTATGTGGAAAAGGACCTATTTTCGGCTCGTCTATTAGCCACTCCCATAGAGTGATTAAGAGAAAGTTCCTGCCCAATCTGCAAAAAATGAGAATCTTGACCGATGAGGGAGTCAAGAGGGTTTATATTTGCTCTAAATGCCTCAAGGCAGGCAAGGTCCAAAAAGCTGTTTAA
- a CDS encoding thiazole biosynthesis protein — translation MQERIFSSVSEKEITRAIVESFAQMLSQYAESDVIIVGGGPSGLVAGREIAKAGYKVLIVERNNYLGGGFWMGGYLMNKVTVRAPGQKELEELGVKCEEVAPGLFIADGPWACSALIHSACQAGAKILNMTSFDDVVIRDGRVAGAVINWTPVQYLPRLLTCVDPIALESRVVIDATGHDAVVVKKLEERGLLKAGIYGAMWVEQSEDLIVERTGEVYPGLIAVGMAVSTTHSLPRMGPTFGAMLVSGKKGAEIALKLLKG, via the coding sequence ATGCAGGAAAGGATTTTCAGCAGTGTATCGGAAAAGGAGATAACTCGCGCAATAGTGGAGAGCTTCGCCCAGATGCTCTCGCAATATGCAGAGAGCGATGTCATTATCGTTGGAGGCGGACCGAGTGGCCTGGTTGCGGGAAGGGAAATAGCTAAGGCAGGATATAAGGTTTTAATCGTTGAGAGAAACAATTACTTGGGTGGAGGGTTTTGGATGGGTGGTTACTTGATGAATAAGGTAACCGTGAGGGCTCCGGGGCAGAAGGAGCTTGAGGAGCTGGGAGTTAAATGCGAGGAGGTTGCCCCGGGATTGTTTATCGCTGATGGACCCTGGGCTTGTTCAGCGCTCATCCATTCCGCTTGCCAAGCGGGAGCGAAGATATTGAATATGACTTCCTTTGATGATGTAGTCATCAGGGATGGGAGGGTGGCTGGGGCTGTGATAAATTGGACACCGGTGCAATATCTTCCGAGACTACTTACTTGTGTTGACCCTATTGCCCTTGAATCCAGAGTTGTTATAGATGCAACTGGGCACGATGCCGTCGTTGTGAAGAAATTGGAGGAAAGAGGGCTATTAAAAGCAGGCATCTACGGGGCTATGTGGGTTGAGCAATCGGAGGACCTCATAGTTGAGAGAACCGGTGAGGTCTATCCGGGCTTGATAGCTGTGGGTATGGCTGTGTCCACCACACATAGCCTCCCGAGGATGGGACCAACCTTTGGGGCTATGCTTGTCTCCGGAAAGAAAGGAGCAGAGATAGCGCTCAAACTCCTGAAAGGTTGA
- a CDS encoding metallophosphoesterase, whose protein sequence is MKIGIISDTHDHLDNIKKAMELFKEEQISYLIHCGDFVAPFTLPLLSQLNIPFLGVFGNNDGERLLLRERAKDIGEIKVQPAFLELEGKKIVVMHEPALQTALAKSGEFDVVLVGHTHKAEIIEEGRTLIINPGECCGWLTNRATIAVLDLSTMSARLIEL, encoded by the coding sequence ATGAAGATAGGCATAATCTCTGATACACACGACCATCTGGATAACATCAAAAAAGCGATGGAATTGTTTAAAGAAGAGCAAATCAGCTATCTCATCCACTGTGGGGACTTCGTCGCTCCCTTCACCCTTCCCCTCCTCTCTCAACTCAATATCCCCTTCTTAGGAGTATTCGGAAACAACGACGGCGAGAGGTTGCTTTTAAGAGAAAGGGCTAAAGATATAGGTGAGATTAAGGTTCAACCGGCTTTTCTGGAATTGGAGGGAAAGAAAATCGTCGTTATGCATGAGCCAGCTTTACAAACCGCATTAGCGAAGAGCGGGGAGTTTGATGTAGTATTAGTAGGACATACTCATAAAGCGGAGATAATAGAAGAAGGTAGAACATTGATAATAAACCCGGGCGAATGTTGCGGCTGGCTGACGAACAGGGCAACCATCGCCGTCCTTGACCTTTCTACGATGTCCGCCCGCCTCATAGAGCTTTAA
- the cysK gene encoding cysteine synthase A: MTELVGNTPLVRLRRVAMGAKAEIVAKLEFFNPCGSVKDRIGVSMIRDAELRGILDKDTVVIEPSSGNTAIALAWVCASRGYKLIITMPETMSAERVKILKALGADVVLTPGELGMKGAVEKAYELAQRYPKAFIPDQFANPANPEIHKETTAREIWEDTNGKVDIVVGGVGTGGTLTGIGEYIKGGGLKPSLKIIGVEPAGSPVLSGGCPGPHKIQGIGAGFIPKVLNLDYIDEIMSIEDEEAYEMTRRLAKEEGIFCGISSGAACTAALRVAKREENKGKLIVVIFPDTGERYLSVEGLFE, from the coding sequence ATGACAGAATTGGTAGGTAACACTCCCCTCGTTCGTTTGAGAAGGGTCGCGATGGGAGCGAAGGCGGAGATTGTCGCAAAGCTGGAGTTCTTCAATCCCTGCGGAAGCGTTAAGGACCGTATAGGCGTTTCTATGATAAGGGACGCAGAGCTAAGAGGGATTCTTGATAAGGATACAGTTGTCATAGAGCCGAGTAGCGGTAACACCGCAATAGCTCTTGCCTGGGTATGTGCCTCAAGAGGTTATAAGCTAATAATCACCATGCCTGAGACGATGTCGGCGGAAAGAGTTAAGATATTGAAGGCGCTGGGTGCGGATGTCGTTCTTACTCCAGGGGAATTAGGGATGAAGGGAGCTGTAGAGAAAGCTTATGAGCTCGCTCAGCGCTATCCCAAGGCTTTTATTCCCGACCAATTTGCCAATCCAGCTAATCCTGAAATCCATAAAGAAACCACGGCGAGGGAGATATGGGAGGATACGAATGGGAAGGTGGATATAGTGGTTGGAGGGGTAGGCACAGGAGGCACCCTCACGGGAATAGGGGAATACATAAAGGGCGGTGGGTTAAAGCCGTCCTTAAAAATCATTGGAGTTGAGCCGGCGGGTTCTCCCGTTCTCTCAGGTGGTTGTCCCGGTCCCCATAAGATACAGGGCATAGGGGCAGGATTCATTCCCAAGGTGTTAAATCTTGATTATATAGACGAAATCATGTCCATTGAAGACGAGGAGGCTTATGAGATGACTAGGCGTCTTGCTAAGGAGGAAGGAATTTTTTGCGGGATTTCTTCAGGAGCAGCCTGCACTGCTGCGCTAAGGGTAGCGAAGAGGGAAGAGAACAAGGGGAAATTAATAGTCGTTATCTTCCCCGATACTGGCGAGCGATATCTTTCAGTTGAAGGTCTTTTTGAATGA
- a CDS encoding sugar phosphate isomerase/epimerase, whose translation MRICVFSKHFQALNFKELGRALRKLRINGVDLTVREGGHIEPAEAKDKLPEAVEALRENGVEITMITTNITSIDSPYAREILETSAKLGIKYFKFGYFFYSGFGNLRRDIAEAKAKLKSLEPLCLQLGIKGGYHNHSGDFLGASIPHILKMIEDCDPEWIGVYYDIGHATIEGGYAGWKMNLEEVADRLFMVAAKDLAFVPREGGDWSWRVEVVPLGEGLVDWKGFIRCLKAIGFNGPFSIHSEYDLPVEEVIEQTRKDIAFLRGIFASIEKG comes from the coding sequence ATGAGGATTTGTGTTTTCAGCAAACATTTCCAGGCTTTGAATTTCAAGGAATTGGGTAGGGCGCTCAGGAAGCTAAGGATTAATGGAGTGGATTTGACGGTGAGGGAAGGAGGGCATATAGAGCCGGCGGAGGCGAAGGATAAGCTTCCTGAAGCGGTGGAGGCATTGAGGGAGAACGGCGTTGAAATCACGATGATAACGACAAATATAACGAGCATTGATAGTCCTTATGCAAGGGAGATTCTTGAGACATCCGCGAAGCTCGGCATAAAGTATTTCAAATTCGGCTATTTCTTCTACAGCGGATTCGGAAATTTGAGGAGAGATATCGCTGAGGCAAAGGCTAAGCTCAAGAGCCTTGAGCCTCTATGTTTGCAATTGGGGATAAAGGGCGGTTATCATAATCATTCGGGAGACTTTCTCGGTGCCTCCATTCCTCATATTCTTAAGATGATAGAGGATTGCGACCCGGAATGGATTGGTGTTTATTACGATATAGGGCATGCGACGATCGAGGGTGGTTATGCGGGATGGAAGATGAATTTGGAGGAGGTTGCGGATAGATTGTTTATGGTTGCTGCGAAGGATTTGGCTTTCGTTCCTAGGGAGGGAGGGGATTGGAGTTGGAGGGTTGAGGTTGTCCCATTGGGGGAGGGATTGGTGGATTGGAAAGGATTTATCCGTTGTCTCAAAGCGATTGGTTTCAATGGTCCCTTCTCCATTCACAGCGAATACGATTTGCCAGTTGAAGAGGTAATAGAGCAGACGAGGAAAGATATTGCTTTTCTCAGGGGGATTTTCGCGAGTATAGAGAAGGGTTGA
- the larE gene encoding ATP-dependent sacrificial sulfur transferase LarE, with protein sequence MSYEKLREIIGNMRKVMIAFSGGVDSGTLLAVAIEVLGRENVVAGTIKSPLESEEDLKQAKALCEKLGVEQVIVQEDISFLSHNSPDRCYICKRMTYKRLWEEARKRGIDFLLDGTNADDFSDYRPGLRAKEELGVRSPLAEAGMKKEDVRELAKELGLPIWDKPSSPCLATRIPFGERITLEKLKMIENAERFIKSLGVSDVRVRCHMEGELARIEVREEEMEKIWNNRKQIGEMLSKIGFRYIALDLRGYRMGSLNPEGVDKG encoded by the coding sequence ATGTCATATGAGAAGCTGAGGGAAATAATCGGGAATATGAGAAAAGTTATGATAGCCTTTTCGGGAGGAGTTGACAGCGGAACGCTTCTCGCGGTCGCCATTGAGGTTCTTGGGAGGGAGAATGTTGTGGCAGGAACGATTAAATCGCCTCTTGAGAGCGAGGAAGACCTCAAGCAAGCCAAGGCGTTGTGTGAAAAGCTTGGAGTGGAACAAGTCATAGTCCAGGAGGATATATCTTTTTTATCCCATAATTCACCAGACCGCTGCTACATATGTAAGAGGATGACTTATAAAAGACTTTGGGAGGAGGCGAGGAAAAGAGGGATAGATTTTCTCCTTGATGGGACGAATGCAGACGATTTCTCAGATTACCGTCCCGGCTTGAGGGCAAAGGAGGAGCTCGGAGTAAGGAGTCCCCTGGCTGAGGCGGGAATGAAGAAGGAAGATGTCAGGGAGCTTGCAAAGGAGCTCGGGCTCCCCATTTGGGATAAGCCATCTTCCCCTTGTCTCGCAACTCGCATACCCTTTGGGGAAAGGATTACCTTGGAAAAGCTGAAAATGATAGAAAACGCTGAGCGATTCATAAAATCTCTTGGTGTAAGTGATGTTAGGGTGAGGTGCCATATGGAGGGTGAGTTGGCAAGGATAGAGGTGAGGGAAGAGGAGATGGAGAAGATTTGGAATAATAGGAAGCAAATAGGGGAGATGCTTTCCAAGATAGGCTTTAGGTATATAGCTTTGGATTTGCGTGGTTATAGAATGGGAAGTCTAAATCCAGAAGGAGTAGACAAAGGGTAG